Genomic window (Sphingosinicella microcystinivorans):
GGCGCGGCGCTCATCTTCTTTGCCTTCTACGGGTTCGATGCCGTCTCGACCGCCGCCGAGGAGGCGAAGGACCCGGCGCGCGACCTCACCATCGGCATCATCGGCTCCATGCTGATCTGCACCGTCGTGTACATGGCGGTCGCAGCGGCGGCGATCGGCGCCATGCCGGTCGCGGCGTTCTCGGCAAGCGGGGAGCCGCTCGCGCATGTGCTGCGCTCGCTCGGCTGGCCGGGCGCGGCGCAGCTGATCGGCGCGGGGGCGATCGTCGCCATGCCGACCGTGCTGCTCGCCTTCATGTACGGCCAGAGCCGCATCTTCTTCGCCATCGCCCGCGATGGGCTGCTGCCGGAACGGCTCGCGCACGTGAACGCGCGCACGGGAACGCCCGTGCTGATGACGGTGGTGACGGCCGTCGTCGTCAGCATCATCGCGGGATTGCTGCCGCTCGGCGAGATCGCCGAGCTTGCCAACACGGGGACGCTCGCCGCGTTCACCGCCATCGGCGTCAGCCTCATCGTGCTGCGCCGCCGCGCGCCGGACGCGGAGCGGAGGTTCCGCGTGCCCTTCTACCTGCCAGTCGCGCTCGTCGCGATCGGCGGCTGCCTCTACCTGTTCGTCAGCCTGCCGGAAAAGACGCAAGCCCGCTTCCTCGTCTGGAACCTGATTGGCGTCGCCGTCTATCTCGCCTATGGGATGCGGCGGAGCCTGATCGCCGCCGTCAGCCGGAAGGAAGCCTGATGTACCGCCTGTTCGTCCTCGCCAAGTGCGACCTCGGCCACGCCGCGAGCGTGGGCAACCGCATCGCCGAGATGGAGGAGGTCGCCGAGGTCTATTCG
Coding sequences:
- a CDS encoding amino acid permease is translated as MFGRRKGLRDWQSYSGSRALRRTLTWPHLVALGVGAIVGTGIYTLIGIGAGKAGPAVIVSFAIAGLVCACAALAYAELATMMPAAGSAYSYSYVALSEPVAWVVGWSLVLEYTVVCAAVAVGWSGYAVGFLNGWGVTIPHEFAAGPHAGGIINLPAILITMAVAGLLALGTRESAFVNTLLVLLKMSALALFIVLAVPAFDPANLEPFAPYGWGSEEVGGNTVGVMAGAALIFFAFYGFDAVSTAAEEAKDPARDLTIGIIGSMLICTVVYMAVAAAAIGAMPVAAFSASGEPLAHVLRSLGWPGAAQLIGAGAIVAMPTVLLAFMYGQSRIFFAIARDGLLPERLAHVNARTGTPVLMTVVTAVVVSIIAGLLPLGEIAELANTGTLAAFTAIGVSLIVLRRRAPDAERRFRVPFYLPVALVAIGGCLYLFVSLPEKTQARFLVWNLIGVAVYLAYGMRRSLIAAVSRKEA